The following proteins come from a genomic window of Salvia hispanica cultivar TCC Black 2014 chromosome 4, UniMelb_Shisp_WGS_1.0, whole genome shotgun sequence:
- the LOC125217956 gene encoding LOW QUALITY PROTEIN: uncharacterized protein LOC125217956 (The sequence of the model RefSeq protein was modified relative to this genomic sequence to represent the inferred CDS: inserted 2 bases in 2 codons; deleted 1 base in 1 codon; substituted 2 bases at 2 genomic stop codons): MATIYSCRECGAXPADLFAPDFYLFEAGNKKTMSFTAVDLXREDKIRPFFEMVNYXGTQRKRVKIKCNSCGKLVSYVYDAGPPLMNGTRXFGFGPSQAILRNPRCRFKDKSLAVASQT; the protein is encoded by the exons ATGGCGACGATCTACAGCTGCAGAGAGTGCGGCG AGCCGGCCGATCTCTTCGCGCCGGACTTCTACTTA TTCGAGGCTGGCAACAAGAAGACCATGTCCTTCACCGCCGTGGATT TTCGAGAGGACAAGATCCGCCCCTTTTTCGAGATGGTCAATTACTAGGGGACCCAGAGGAAGCGCGTGAAGATCAAGTGCAATAGCTGCGGGAAGCTCGTCAGCTACGTCTACGACGCCGGCCCGCCGTTGATGAACGGCACCAGGTAGTTCGGATTCGGGCCGAGCCAGGCTATTCTGAGAAACCCTAGGTGTCGATTTAAGGATAAAAGTTTGGCCGTTGCTTCTCAGACTTGA